In Legionella lytica, one genomic interval encodes:
- a CDS encoding TlpA disulfide reductase family protein — protein sequence MSSLIKTLLSAVLLMTLTTASQADVLLRNIQGQDISFASLKGKWVLINYWAGWCKTCVEEIPALNRFYRKHKHDSVALFAVNYDALPLDKQHRLIKQLNIQYPSLRSDPAFALGLGDITGVPVTFVFNPKGELVNTLYGGQDVRALEEAMVG from the coding sequence ATGAGTTCGCTAATAAAAACATTACTCTCTGCTGTCCTACTAATGACGCTCACTACAGCAAGCCAAGCTGATGTGCTACTGCGTAACATTCAAGGACAGGATATTTCTTTTGCTTCATTGAAAGGGAAATGGGTACTTATTAATTACTGGGCTGGTTGGTGTAAAACCTGTGTTGAAGAAATCCCCGCTCTTAACCGTTTTTACCGCAAGCACAAACATGATTCGGTAGCCTTATTTGCGGTAAATTATGATGCACTGCCACTAGATAAGCAGCATCGCCTAATTAAGCAATTGAATATTCAATACCCCTCTCTACGTTCCGATCCTGCTTTTGCCTTAGGCTTAGGTGATATTACTGGGGTACCCGTTACTTTTGTATTTAATCCTAAAGGAGAGCTGGTGAATACGCTGTATGGCGGCCAAGACGTTAGGGCATTAGAAGAGGCAATGGTTGGTTAG
- the dinB gene encoding DNA polymerase IV: protein MSTSRKIIHVDMDCFYAAIEMRDNPLLRDKPIAVGGLANQRGVLCTCNYLARDYGVRSAMPTARAQRLCPNLIVLPVNMAKYREVSQSINAIFHRFTDLVEPLSLDEAFLDVTHSPDYQNSATRMAQAIRQAIFQEHGLTASAGVASNKFLAKIASAWHKPNGLFVITPEQALDFIKNLSIGKLFGVGKVTEQKLHSLNIFTCEDLYQYSLPFLTEQFGKFGQQLYYQVRGIDNRPVQPNRVRKSLSVEKTLLQDIVEPECARVIIRELHADLLLRIQEYAADLFIKNQFIKIKNSDFKVLSAEIKSSQPKLEYYLELFQKITLYHPKPIRLLGLGVHFQQQPVEEEPYYQKSLFDWK from the coding sequence ATTTCAACGTCACGAAAAATAATTCATGTAGATATGGATTGTTTTTATGCGGCTATTGAAATGAGGGATAATCCTTTGTTACGCGATAAACCTATAGCTGTAGGTGGTTTGGCTAATCAAAGAGGGGTTTTATGTACCTGTAATTATCTTGCCCGCGACTATGGAGTACGCTCAGCCATGCCTACGGCAAGAGCCCAGCGTTTATGTCCTAATTTAATTGTATTACCCGTAAATATGGCTAAATACCGTGAGGTATCTCAGTCGATTAATGCCATTTTTCATCGTTTCACCGATTTAGTGGAGCCTCTTTCTTTAGATGAAGCCTTTCTTGATGTTACTCATTCTCCTGATTACCAAAATAGTGCTACGCGTATGGCCCAAGCAATTCGCCAGGCTATTTTTCAAGAACATGGATTGACCGCATCGGCAGGAGTAGCTTCCAATAAATTTTTAGCGAAAATTGCCAGTGCTTGGCATAAACCGAATGGTTTGTTTGTAATCACCCCAGAACAAGCACTTGATTTTATTAAAAATTTATCAATAGGTAAATTGTTTGGCGTAGGTAAGGTAACGGAACAAAAATTACATAGTTTAAATATTTTTACCTGCGAGGATCTTTACCAATATTCATTGCCATTTTTAACAGAGCAATTTGGGAAGTTTGGGCAGCAGTTGTACTACCAAGTTCGCGGAATTGATAATCGCCCTGTGCAACCTAATCGCGTCCGGAAATCGTTGAGTGTGGAAAAAACCTTGCTGCAAGATATTGTTGAACCTGAGTGTGCACGAGTAATTATTCGGGAATTACATGCAGATTTGCTTTTACGTATTCAGGAGTATGCTGCTGATTTATTTATAAAAAATCAGTTTATAAAAATAAAAAATAGCGATTTTAAAGTTCTGTCGGCAGAGATTAAAAGCAGTCAGCCTAAGCTGGAATATTATCTGGAATTATTTCAAAAAATTACTCTATATCACCCTAAACCTATCCGCCTGCTTGGCTTAGGGGTGCATTTTCAACAACAACCTGTAGAAGAAGAGCCATATTACCAAAAATCACTGTTTGACTGGAAGTAG
- the rlmKL gene encoding bifunctional 23S rRNA (guanine(2069)-N(7))-methyltransferase RlmK/23S rRNA (guanine(2445)-N(2))-methyltransferase RlmL: MNYSLFVSCPRGLEYLLEAEVKALGLAVTRVSPQGVYGEASLTVIYQLCLWSRIANRVQLILFSGYGSTEQALHQLCTDFHWQTVFSPDKTLAIEFHGSSEHIRNTMFGGQVVKDGIVDHFRRLKGERPSIDKEKPQILIHAYLKNDEITVSFDLTGYSLHQRGYRTQSGKAPIKENVAAALLIRAKWPELAAQGYTLHDPFCGSGTLVIEAAMMATHVAPGLLRQDQSLQYWAQHQESLWEKLRSEALQQVKPLPVKLLGTDEDHKAIELARANAERAGVAPLVEFTMSAMKHIKPPVEKGLLACNPPYGERLGDTTQLVPVYQQLGTALHEHYQGWKAAVITSSPILAKAIGLRSNKQYTLYNGALECKLYCFDISGSNELKGAMSTTLSENAQMLFNRLEKNYKHLHKWAQKNNVSCYRVYDADLPEYAYAIDIYNDHVVLQEYAPPASVPAHKAERRSLDVLQVVPRALSIAADKVVVKQRKQQKGSEQYQKLSQTRHTMVVTEGQAKLKVNLYDYLDTGLFLDHRPIRLSFAKLKPGMRFLNCFCYTGTASVQAALAGAQTTNVDLSNTYLRWAEENFRLNHLDLSRHQFVQYDCREWLRITRDRFDVIFLDPPSFSNSKRMADTLDIQRDHVMLVNEAMRLLNPDGTLYFSTNFRQFKLDPQLMEKYAVQDISAQTIDQDFKRNHKIHYCFKIRMRQFA, encoded by the coding sequence ATGAATTATTCCTTATTCGTCAGCTGTCCCCGTGGGTTAGAATATCTATTGGAGGCGGAGGTAAAAGCTTTAGGCTTAGCGGTAACTCGGGTTAGCCCGCAAGGGGTCTACGGCGAAGCCAGCCTTACGGTAATTTACCAATTGTGTCTCTGGTCACGTATTGCCAACCGCGTACAACTTATCCTATTTAGTGGTTATGGCAGTACGGAGCAAGCGTTGCATCAATTGTGTACGGATTTTCATTGGCAGACAGTTTTTTCTCCAGACAAAACTTTGGCGATTGAGTTCCATGGTAGCTCGGAGCACATCCGCAATACGATGTTTGGTGGGCAAGTTGTTAAGGATGGAATCGTAGACCATTTTCGGCGATTGAAAGGCGAACGTCCCTCGATTGATAAAGAAAAACCGCAGATTTTAATTCATGCTTATTTGAAAAATGATGAAATTACAGTGAGTTTTGATTTAACTGGGTATAGTTTGCATCAACGAGGTTATCGAACTCAATCGGGTAAGGCACCCATTAAAGAAAATGTGGCTGCTGCCTTATTAATCCGTGCTAAATGGCCAGAGTTGGCGGCCCAGGGATATACTTTACATGATCCCTTTTGTGGTTCGGGCACCTTGGTAATCGAGGCTGCTATGATGGCAACTCATGTCGCCCCAGGTTTATTGCGCCAGGATCAATCACTGCAATATTGGGCTCAACATCAAGAATCTTTATGGGAAAAATTGCGTTCTGAAGCTTTGCAACAGGTTAAGCCTTTACCGGTCAAATTATTAGGAACCGATGAGGATCATAAAGCAATAGAACTCGCCCGCGCGAATGCCGAGCGTGCCGGGGTAGCTCCCTTGGTCGAATTTACCATGTCGGCGATGAAACACATTAAACCCCCTGTGGAAAAAGGTTTGCTAGCCTGTAATCCTCCATATGGTGAGCGTTTAGGTGATACCACACAATTAGTGCCGGTATATCAACAACTGGGTACGGCTTTGCACGAGCATTATCAAGGTTGGAAGGCTGCGGTAATCACCTCCAGCCCTATTTTAGCTAAAGCGATAGGCTTACGTTCTAACAAGCAATATACCCTATATAACGGTGCTTTAGAGTGTAAATTGTATTGTTTCGACATTAGTGGCTCGAACGAGTTGAAGGGGGCAATGAGCACCACCTTATCTGAAAACGCACAAATGTTATTTAATCGCTTGGAAAAAAATTATAAGCATTTACATAAATGGGCACAAAAAAATAATGTTTCGTGCTATCGCGTTTATGATGCAGACCTACCTGAATATGCCTATGCAATTGATATTTATAACGATCATGTGGTTCTTCAGGAATATGCTCCCCCTGCGAGTGTTCCGGCGCATAAAGCAGAGCGCCGCAGCTTGGACGTGTTGCAGGTTGTGCCACGAGCTTTGAGCATTGCGGCAGATAAGGTGGTGGTAAAACAGCGTAAACAGCAAAAGGGTAGTGAGCAGTATCAGAAGTTAAGCCAAACACGTCACACCATGGTGGTGACGGAAGGACAAGCGAAGCTAAAAGTAAATTTGTATGATTATTTAGATACCGGTTTATTTTTAGATCATCGTCCGATTCGTTTAAGCTTTGCGAAGTTAAAACCTGGTATGCGTTTTCTTAATTGCTTTTGCTATACCGGGACTGCGAGTGTACAGGCGGCACTTGCTGGTGCGCAGACGACGAACGTGGATCTATCCAATACCTATTTGCGTTGGGCGGAAGAGAATTTTCGTCTCAATCATTTAGACTTATCACGGCATCAGTTTGTGCAATATGATTGTCGTGAATGGCTGCGTATTACGCGCGATCGTTTTGATGTAATCTTTTTAGATCCTCCCAGTTTTTCTAATTCAAAGCGCATGGCGGATACTTTGGATATTCAACGTGATCACGTGATGCTGGTGAATGAGGCAATGCGCTTACTAAACCCAGATGGAACCTTGTATTTTTCAACCAATTTCCGTCAGTTTAAGTTGGATCCCCAGTTGATGGAAAAGTATGCGGTACAAGATATTAGTGCGCAAACGATAGATCAAGATTTTAAGCGGAATCATAAGATTCATTATTGTTTTAAAATCAGAATGCGACAGTTTGCGTAG
- a CDS encoding Mpo1 family 2-hydroxy fatty acid dioxygenase, whose amino-acid sequence MKSFVEQAQFYATYHQNATTRYTHFAGVPLIVLSLMILLGFIQIIIPGVFASNLAWFATIAILVYYFLLNWQLALAITPIMLFLLWIAHWFSAYGPTTLGVWTFIITFVVGWGLQLYGHYIEGRKPAFMDNLSQLLIAPLFLVAELFFMAGYMKSLQVQVYGGVIEENKL is encoded by the coding sequence ATGAAATCCTTTGTTGAACAAGCACAGTTTTATGCAACTTATCATCAAAACGCCACTACTCGTTATACGCATTTTGCCGGAGTGCCACTGATTGTTCTTTCTTTGATGATTTTATTAGGCTTCATCCAAATTATCATTCCTGGAGTATTCGCCAGTAACCTTGCCTGGTTCGCAACTATAGCCATTTTAGTTTACTATTTTCTCTTGAATTGGCAGTTGGCTTTAGCTATTACCCCGATTATGTTGTTTTTATTATGGATAGCCCATTGGTTTAGCGCCTATGGCCCAACAACATTGGGTGTTTGGACGTTTATTATTACTTTTGTTGTCGGCTGGGGACTACAGCTATACGGCCACTACATCGAGGGTAGAAAACCTGCGTTTATGGATAATTTATCACAACTGCTGATTGCTCCTTTATTTTTAGTTGCGGAGCTGTTTTTCATGGCTGGGTATATGAAATCATTGCAAGTTCAGGTTTATGGTGGGGTTATTGAAGAGAATAAATTGTAA
- a CDS encoding pirin family protein codes for MRDIKVERLTYGMMVREGAGVKLHRYIGIERTDEFEPLLLLDYFDSSNPMDFMAGFPPHPHRGFETITYLLDGSITHEDNKGHKGTIGPGDVQWMTAGKGIVHSEMPSAERGRLTGLQLWLNLPAAEKMREPRYQELQSADLPLEHHASGAVIKVLAGTTDKGTTSPITDIATAPLFFDINLPLGSSIQQHISADYQAVLLVISGAILVGEQLIPQGGLAKLSVGDVLTLTAEKDSQCLLIAAAKLHEPIARHGPFVMNTAGEVMQALDDFRQGRF; via the coding sequence ATGCGTGATATTAAAGTAGAGCGATTAACTTATGGCATGATGGTCCGTGAAGGCGCAGGCGTTAAGTTACATCGCTACATCGGTATTGAGCGGACGGATGAATTTGAGCCGTTACTCTTACTCGATTATTTTGACAGTAGTAATCCTATGGATTTTATGGCCGGTTTTCCCCCGCACCCTCATCGTGGTTTTGAAACCATAACCTATTTACTCGATGGGAGTATTACCCATGAAGATAACAAGGGGCACAAAGGAACTATTGGTCCTGGAGATGTGCAGTGGATGACTGCTGGCAAGGGGATTGTGCATTCGGAAATGCCTTCAGCAGAGCGTGGGCGTTTAACTGGTTTGCAATTGTGGTTGAATTTACCTGCGGCTGAAAAAATGCGAGAGCCTCGTTATCAAGAGCTCCAAAGTGCAGACTTGCCTTTAGAGCATCATGCTTCTGGGGCGGTAATTAAAGTGCTTGCGGGTACTACAGACAAAGGAACGACTTCACCAATTACTGATATTGCAACGGCTCCTTTATTTTTTGATATTAACTTGCCTCTGGGAAGTAGCATTCAACAGCATATTTCTGCAGATTATCAGGCCGTATTATTAGTAATTTCTGGAGCAATTTTAGTTGGTGAACAATTGATACCGCAAGGTGGATTAGCTAAGCTGAGTGTCGGTGACGTGTTAACTCTAACCGCTGAAAAAGATAGCCAGTGTTTGCTGATCGCCGCGGCGAAGCTGCATGAACCGATTGCGCGTCATGGTCCTTTTGTAATGAACACTGCAGGAGAGGTCATGCAAGCATTGGATGATTTTCGCCAAGGTCGGTTTTAG
- a CDS encoding Spy/CpxP family protein refolding chaperone, which translates to MYKKILGVLALAFSLILCPTAFANNACGEGMKQMLGSLKLDDAQKEKIKPILESMKSTMQQSGEQMRDLSKQINDQAISPNMDQSAVSALVDKKTKLLGDMIKAKVSAKNQIYAVLNDQQKTQLQGMMKKMEDKMAEKFKSCHDEE; encoded by the coding sequence ATGTACAAGAAAATTTTGGGAGTACTCGCATTAGCATTTTCTTTAATTCTTTGCCCAACTGCATTTGCAAATAATGCTTGTGGCGAAGGCATGAAGCAAATGTTGGGGTCTTTAAAGTTGGATGATGCGCAAAAGGAAAAAATTAAGCCTATTTTAGAAAGCATGAAATCAACCATGCAACAAAGTGGTGAGCAGATGAGAGATTTAAGTAAACAAATCAATGATCAAGCTATTTCACCAAATATGGACCAATCTGCGGTGAGTGCTTTAGTTGATAAAAAGACTAAGCTCCTCGGTGATATGATCAAAGCTAAAGTTTCTGCAAAAAATCAAATTTACGCAGTGCTTAATGATCAACAAAAAACTCAATTACAAGGTATGATGAAAAAAATGGAAGACAAAATGGCAGAGAAGTTTAAAAGCTGTCATGACGAAGAATAA
- a CDS encoding amino acid permease, with the protein MDLFRKKEISNSLESESHLNRCLTAVDLIFFGVGAIIGAGIFILTGVVAATKAGPGIVFSYVLAGGASIFSALSYAELAAMIGGCGSAYGYAYAGFGELIAWIVGWDLLLEYAISVSAVSVGWGSYANDFLMAIKINLSPLLLHGPTDGGILNLPPMFIIACLTALLIAGVKSSSRMNNVIVTVKLLVVLLFIIIATREVRVENWSPFLPFGWTGVIDGAALIFFAYIGFDAVSTAAEEAINPQRDMPRGIIGSLVICTVLYIIVAGLLTGIAPYATLNVASPISNALLHLGYKVAAGFISVGAIAGLTTVMLVLFYGLTRVILAMSRDGLLPKAIASTSEHHHTPARIILLCGCIMAILSAFVPIDVLAELVNIGTLFAFIIVCIGVLYLRYKHPELERPFKTPGMPYVPLLGILSCLYLVIHLPWVTLMRFLIWMVLGLAVYFIYSYKNSLLAK; encoded by the coding sequence ATGGACTTGTTTCGCAAAAAAGAGATTAGTAACTCATTGGAGAGTGAATCGCATTTAAACAGATGTTTGACGGCGGTTGATCTCATCTTTTTTGGCGTTGGGGCGATTATTGGTGCGGGGATTTTTATTTTAACCGGGGTTGTTGCGGCAACCAAAGCGGGGCCGGGAATCGTTTTTTCTTATGTGCTTGCGGGCGGGGCGAGCATCTTTTCCGCATTGTCTTATGCAGAGCTGGCGGCAATGATTGGTGGTTGTGGCAGTGCTTATGGTTATGCTTATGCTGGCTTTGGTGAGTTAATTGCCTGGATCGTGGGTTGGGATTTGTTGTTGGAATATGCCATTTCGGTATCTGCAGTTTCTGTCGGCTGGGGAAGTTATGCAAATGACTTTCTTATGGCCATTAAAATTAATCTTTCTCCCTTACTTTTACACGGACCTACTGATGGCGGAATTTTAAATTTACCCCCAATGTTTATCATTGCTTGCTTAACGGCATTATTAATAGCAGGTGTAAAATCCAGCTCGCGAATGAACAATGTTATTGTAACGGTTAAATTATTAGTGGTTCTTTTATTTATTATCATTGCTACTAGAGAGGTACGGGTGGAAAATTGGTCACCTTTTTTGCCTTTTGGCTGGACTGGGGTGATTGATGGAGCGGCATTAATATTTTTTGCCTATATTGGCTTTGATGCGGTATCTACTGCTGCAGAGGAGGCGATTAATCCCCAACGCGATATGCCACGTGGCATTATTGGTTCTTTGGTGATTTGTACCGTCTTATACATCATTGTTGCGGGATTGCTTACGGGGATCGCGCCGTACGCCACTTTAAATGTAGCCTCTCCCATTAGTAATGCATTATTACATCTCGGCTATAAGGTTGCTGCAGGGTTTATTAGTGTGGGAGCGATTGCTGGTTTGACCACCGTTATGTTGGTATTGTTTTATGGCTTAACACGGGTTATTTTGGCGATGTCCCGTGATGGCTTGTTACCGAAAGCGATTGCCAGCACATCAGAACATCACCATACACCAGCACGTATTATTTTGCTGTGTGGTTGTATTATGGCTATTTTATCTGCCTTTGTTCCCATCGATGTTTTAGCGGAATTAGTGAACATTGGTACTTTGTTTGCCTTTATTATCGTTTGTATCGGTGTATTGTATTTACGATACAAGCATCCTGAGCTAGAGCGGCCGTTTAAAACACCGGGCATGCCTTACGTGCCGCTTTTAGGTATATTGAGCTGCCTGTATTTAGTAATTCATCTGCCATGGGTGACCTTGATGCGGTTTCTCATTTGGATGGTTTTAGGCTTGGCTGTTTATTTTATTTATAGCTATAAGAACAGTCTCTTGGCAAAGTAG
- the yjgA gene encoding ribosome biogenesis factor YjgA — translation MDEPVSKSQKKRDADFLQKIGVKFIDLSLAKLDLLPLPDNLYKAIVDAKAIKSHGAKRRQAQLIGKLMRAADHEEILAAYERIAEEESSVTASFHEVEVWRDRLINQGKEALTEFIETYSPEEVQQLRQLIKKAVDDQQKEKNTGAAKALFRYLRSCIL, via the coding sequence ATGGATGAGCCAGTCAGTAAATCACAGAAAAAAAGAGATGCCGATTTTTTACAAAAAATAGGTGTAAAGTTTATCGATCTTAGTTTGGCTAAGCTGGATTTATTACCTCTTCCAGATAATCTTTATAAAGCAATTGTTGATGCGAAAGCCATTAAAAGTCATGGCGCGAAAAGAAGACAGGCACAGCTGATTGGTAAATTGATGCGTGCCGCCGATCATGAAGAAATTCTTGCTGCTTACGAGCGTATCGCTGAGGAAGAAAGCTCGGTTACGGCTTCATTCCATGAGGTAGAAGTTTGGCGCGATCGCTTAATTAATCAGGGCAAAGAGGCTTTAACCGAGTTTATCGAAACTTATAGCCCAGAAGAAGTTCAACAATTAAGACAATTAATCAAAAAAGCAGTTGATGATCAGCAAAAGGAAAAAAATACCGGTGCTGCCAAAGCTCTTTTTCGCTATTTAAGGTCATGCATTCTATGA
- a CDS encoding S28 family serine protease, with translation MMFNIKFISLCASLCALSLSSHAGPVERYMQQKLEAKNSFKTVATTQQYNFQQLIDHNTPTRGTFAQRYYIDERYGPEDNAPVFFYICGEATCTPNALNGAIRHYAQKFHAKLIALEHRYYGASIPVTSLSAKNLRFLTTEAALDDLAYFQRHISEQKNWTGSWIAFGGSYPGSLSAYYRLKFPYLVAGALASSAPVMAKEDFIEYDQHVTKVVGPHCAEQMREVFHAVEASLGNASQLAQIKELFGASKVDDPIDFLYLIADIGAGAVQYGEKDEFCTTLSSSVSPLVGYAEMAHKLYQSSGLSAVDFTAQGAMDETVNTNTQGLSMRQWYYQSCTEYGYWQNAHPNPELSTRSTLINLDYHHQVCKRLFQLTQPAQTATLNATLYYPLTDSLVSKIFFTNGEQDPWSTLSLAEKNGNAINSNLDYQLILGAAHCDDLHKPSVNDSDSLQQARKTMESLLSQWLTIS, from the coding sequence ATGATGTTTAATATTAAATTTATTTCCCTCTGTGCTAGTTTATGCGCGCTGAGTTTATCAAGCCATGCAGGTCCCGTTGAGCGTTACATGCAGCAAAAACTGGAGGCAAAAAATAGCTTCAAAACCGTAGCGACAACCCAACAATACAATTTCCAACAGCTGATTGACCATAACACCCCAACCCGCGGCACCTTTGCTCAACGTTACTACATTGATGAACGTTACGGACCAGAAGATAACGCACCAGTATTTTTCTATATTTGTGGTGAAGCCACATGCACACCCAATGCGCTGAATGGGGCAATTAGGCACTACGCGCAAAAATTTCACGCCAAACTCATTGCCTTAGAACATCGTTACTACGGTGCCAGTATCCCAGTTACCAGCTTATCAGCCAAAAACTTACGCTTTTTAACAACTGAAGCTGCATTAGATGATTTGGCTTATTTTCAACGTCACATCAGCGAGCAAAAAAACTGGACGGGAAGCTGGATCGCATTTGGTGGTTCGTACCCTGGCTCTCTTTCGGCCTACTATCGTTTAAAATTCCCCTATTTAGTAGCAGGAGCCCTGGCCTCTTCTGCACCAGTGATGGCTAAAGAAGATTTTATTGAATATGATCAGCATGTTACCAAAGTAGTTGGGCCTCACTGCGCCGAGCAAATGCGCGAGGTATTCCATGCTGTAGAAGCGAGCTTAGGCAATGCGAGCCAGTTGGCCCAAATAAAAGAGCTCTTTGGGGCAAGCAAGGTAGATGATCCAATTGATTTTCTCTACCTAATTGCAGATATCGGTGCAGGAGCGGTGCAATATGGGGAAAAAGATGAGTTCTGCACAACGCTTTCATCTAGTGTCAGTCCCTTAGTTGGCTATGCGGAAATGGCGCATAAACTCTACCAAAGTTCAGGGCTTAGCGCAGTTGATTTTACCGCGCAGGGTGCGATGGATGAAACGGTGAATACGAATACCCAAGGGTTATCAATGCGCCAATGGTATTACCAATCCTGTACGGAGTATGGTTACTGGCAAAATGCCCATCCTAATCCGGAACTATCTACACGTTCTACCTTAATCAATTTAGATTATCATCATCAGGTATGTAAGCGTTTGTTTCAGCTGACTCAACCCGCACAAACAGCAACCCTAAATGCGACCCTTTATTATCCCTTAACGGATAGTTTAGTGTCTAAAATTTTCTTTACCAATGGAGAACAAGATCCTTGGTCAACCCTGTCATTGGCGGAAAAAAATGGCAATGCCATCAACTCCAATTTAGATTATCAATTAATTCTCGGCGCAGCACATTGTGATGATTTGCATAAACCATCGGTTAATGATTCAGACTCATTACAACAGGCGCGTAAAACGATGGAGTCGTTATTAAGCCAATGGTTGACTATTAGTTAA
- a CDS encoding sulfite exporter TauE/SafE family protein — translation MTNFLIILGILVLTLLCVGVMVVKVYRQPAEPLSLGQYLKLMVSGVIAFIADTLGVGSFAVNIALAKLMGTFRDDEMPAVNNGAQVIPGTIESLFFMQLINVDMTTLLTLVAGTCVGGLLGGFVMSRLSKQAVRLAMMCAFALIIFLLIAHQYRWFPIGGELTALHSWKLVIGFFALMVCGALTSVGVGLFVMVQGVLFLMNVSPAVAFPIMTTAGAMQQPLTTLVFLQQDKIPLKKTLVLSLAGCLGVFVTIPLFMHLTVTWLHLLLLCILIYNFQAVTRTYLRNRAGKRYASVAASAPLAAAE, via the coding sequence ATGACTAACTTTTTGATTATCTTAGGTATATTAGTATTAACCTTGCTTTGTGTTGGGGTGATGGTGGTTAAAGTGTATCGCCAGCCTGCAGAACCACTTTCTTTGGGGCAATATTTGAAGCTTATGGTGAGTGGTGTTATTGCCTTTATTGCGGACACTTTAGGCGTTGGTAGTTTTGCGGTTAATATTGCGCTAGCTAAATTAATGGGTACTTTTCGTGATGATGAAATGCCTGCGGTGAATAATGGCGCTCAAGTAATTCCTGGAACGATTGAATCGTTGTTTTTCATGCAATTAATCAATGTCGATATGACCACACTGTTAACTCTGGTTGCTGGGACCTGTGTGGGGGGCTTGCTGGGTGGTTTTGTGATGAGCCGTCTGAGTAAGCAGGCCGTTCGTTTGGCAATGATGTGTGCTTTTGCCTTAATAATCTTTTTATTAATTGCGCATCAGTACCGTTGGTTTCCCATCGGTGGTGAATTAACCGCCTTACATTCCTGGAAATTAGTGATAGGCTTTTTTGCCTTGATGGTTTGTGGTGCCTTGACTTCAGTCGGTGTTGGCTTATTTGTGATGGTACAAGGCGTTTTGTTTTTGATGAACGTTTCTCCTGCAGTCGCGTTCCCCATTATGACTACTGCCGGTGCAATGCAGCAGCCTTTAACGACGCTCGTCTTTTTGCAACAAGATAAAATTCCCTTAAAGAAAACCTTGGTATTAAGTCTCGCAGGATGTCTTGGGGTTTTCGTGACTATTCCCTTGTTTATGCACTTAACAGTTACCTGGTTGCATTTATTACTTTTATGCATCCTTATTTATAATTTCCAGGCTGTTACGCGTACCTATTTACGTAACCGGGCTGGCAAACGCTATGCTTCTGTTGCTGCTTCTGCACCACTTGCTGCTGCTGAATAG
- the pagP gene encoding lipid IV(A) palmitoyltransferase PagP: protein MRKLVIGVLMLFSLNAFSAEETESCSHWLKIFKPVCQRFHQVWTEGKTDLYISGYAWHNRYTYSPERIREKKYNELAWGGGLGKGFFDERGNWHGLYAFAFLDSHKNVEPVIGYAHLFVASLNQNIKAGLGYSVLITSRPDIMHNIPFPGAVPWAGFFIHKVSLKAAYIPGSSTNGNVLYVVGTYTFD from the coding sequence ATGAGAAAGTTAGTTATCGGCGTATTAATGCTGTTTTCCTTAAATGCATTTTCTGCGGAAGAAACAGAAAGTTGCAGCCACTGGCTCAAAATCTTTAAACCCGTTTGTCAACGATTCCACCAAGTATGGACTGAAGGAAAAACTGACCTTTACATTTCCGGATACGCATGGCACAACCGCTATACTTATAGCCCTGAGCGCATACGTGAGAAAAAATATAATGAATTGGCATGGGGCGGTGGATTAGGCAAAGGCTTTTTTGATGAGCGTGGCAATTGGCACGGTCTTTATGCTTTTGCATTTCTTGACTCTCATAAAAATGTAGAACCAGTGATTGGCTATGCCCATTTATTTGTGGCTTCGCTCAACCAAAACATTAAGGCCGGGTTAGGTTATTCGGTCCTGATCACTTCACGCCCAGATATAATGCATAATATTCCATTTCCAGGCGCGGTTCCTTGGGCCGGCTTCTTTATCCATAAAGTATCATTAAAAGCGGCTTATATTCCTGGCTCGTCAACCAATGGTAATGTACTGTACGTAGTAGGAACTTATACCTTTGACTAG